The Bacillus sp. Bos-x628 genome segment GAATAGAACATCAGCAAAGAAAGCAGGAGTAAAAGGGGAGTCAAAATAAAGTTATACCGGACGATAGCTGTAATTTGTTCCTTTGCGATATAGATGATCGACGTTATGAGTAATAGGTTAATGACCCAGTTTGGTGTCAGTGGAAGCACCCAAATGCCAATAATTCTTGTGAAAATTGATAAAACGACAATGCAGACCGAAGCGAAATAGAATGTATAGAGTACAACTAACATTCGCCCGATCCATTTGCCAAATACATCGACTAACACTTGAAAAAATGATGTATCAGGATACTTATAAATGATGTAAATGAAAATCGTATTGATGATTTGGATAAAAAAGCATGCTAGGATAATGGCCATCCAACCGTCGTGGCCCATATCTTTCATTAGCAAATTAGGCAGTGCCAAAATGCCGACACCAATTTGAGATTGGATGATAAAAAAGACAGCTTGAAGGGGAGATATTTTATTTTCCATGTTTATGTTTCCACCCTCTCAAATCTTCAGTTTGTCTTTCCTTTTGTGGCTTTAAATAAATAGGTCGCATTTTGTACATCCACATTGGTAAACGAATGATGGTGTCTTTTAAGTCCTGCCAGTTAAATGGAGCAACTGGTGATAAGTAAGGTACTCCGAGTGATTCTAGGCGGCATAAATTCATGAGCATCATTGATAGTCCGAATGAAATCCCAATAAAACCAAACATTGATGCCATGAACATGAGCGGGAAACGTAGCATCCGAATGGTTGCCGTCATTTCAAAGGATGGGAGAACAAATGAAGCAACGGCTGTTACTGCTACTACAATCACGAGTACATTGGATATGAGTCCTGCTTTTACAACGGCATCACCAATGACCAAACCGCCCACAATTCCAATGGTCTGACCAATTGGTTTTGGCAACCGTACCCCGGCTTCACGTATCAGTTCAATAGTAATCTCCATCAGCATGGCCTCAATCAAGGGAGGGAAAGGAATGCCGATAATCGAATTCTTCATGGTGATGGCTAATTCGTCAGGGACGACTTCATAGTGAAAGCCAATCACGGCTATATAAAAAGATGGCAAAATGATAGCAATCAGACAAGCAAGATAACGTAGAATTCGAATAAATGTCGCCGGAATCCAGCGGCTATTATAATCATCTGGTGATTGAAAGAAGCTAAAGAAAGTGACAGGCAGAATGATGGCCATCGGACTGCCATCTATCAGCAGCACAATTCTGCCCTCAAGGATCGCAGACCTGACCTTATCCGGACGTTCTGTATCAATGAGCTGAGGAAAAATAGAAAACGAATCATCTTCGATAGCTTCTACAATGGAACCTGGGCTGATAATAGTGTCAACTTTAATAGAAGTAATCCGCTTGTTTATCTCTTCTACCTTTTCCTTATTCACAATATCGGATATATAAACGATGGCGATCTTCGTCTCCGATTTTGTGCCAATCTTATGATATTGCAGGGCAAGTTTTCGATCATTTAAGTGCGAACGTAATAAATAAATGTTTGTATCTAAACTTTCCACAAATCCGTCATGTGCCCCCGTAATAATGCTTTCAGAAGAGGGCTCAGAAATAGAGCGCAGCGGCGGCTGCCCGACGGCAAATAATTTGATCTGTGAGGAGTTTTCATCAAGAAAGGCAATGCTCCCTGCAATAATACTGTCTGTGATGAGCGTCAAATCGCCTGTTTCAAGAGTGCTGAGAGACTTTATATAATCTTGTTTGCCGGGTGTGCCCAGCAAATTCCCGATGATGAAATCGTTCAGTTTGCCTTCATCAATTCTTGTTTTAATAAAGAACAACACAGATTTCGTTTCATTCACCATGAACTCCCGATATTCAAAATCTCCACTGTGCTGAAATGTCTTTTTCAAAATTCTAATCTTTTCTTCAAAGTTGCCTGATAGAAAATGCAATCGTGTTTGCTCATTTGTGTTTGGCATCTTTAGCCTCCTCTCACAGAATTTTTAACCATAGTGTAAGCTGAAGAGCTGATTTTATTCGTCATCTGTGGCATCTATCGACATATTTCAACTAAAATCATATTAAAAATGTTAAGAAATGATGAACCTTGATAAAAACAAATGAACTTTGTTTCATTGATTAGGTCATAAGAAGTGGATATCGTTCAGTTAAGATACATCTATTAGATCAATGTTTCCCTTTTTATACCAATTTTTCGTGACGCTATTATAAGCAAATCACTTGATTTTTTTGGTGGTGACCTTTGTCATGGGTCAGTGCGTAGCGTTCTGACCAATGAGGATGACTTTCAGACCTGTTCATTTAAAAATCGAAAAAATTCCAAAACACACACTATTCCATTAAAGCGTTGATATGACTGACTTTATAGACATGAAGAGGTTTTAAAACATTGATTTGAAATGCATCTTATTAATTGTCGAAAAATTTAGGGAGAAAAGGACAAAAGATTTTTTAAAGATAGATGATAACGCTTTCTCTCATCTAAAGAGAAAAAACAAGCTGGATTTTTTCAGTCTTTTGACCTTCCTATTCGTGATACAGATAGGCAAATCCGCCCTCTGATTAGAGGAATTTGGCATACCATCAAGTGAAAGATTATGTTACATAATACCGATTGTGATTTTATGCTGAACAGATATACTGTTGATTGAATTTACATATCACACTCATAAAAAAAGGAGATGTAGATAGCGATGTGGTTAATCGTTATAGCCTGTGTCATCATGTTAGGGATTGGCTTTATTGAAAAGAAGCGTCATCAGAAAAATATTGATGCCCTGCCGGTGCGCGTTAATATTAATGGTATTCGCGGAAAGTCTACCGTGACAAGATTGACAACCGGTATCTTAATGGAGGCAGGTTATAAAACTGTCGGCAAAACAACAGGAACGGATGCAAGAATGATTTATTGGGATACGCCAGAAGAGAAACCGATTAAAAGGAAACCGCAAGGACCGAATATCGGAGAGCAAAAGGAAGTCATGAGAGAAACAGTTGAAAGAGGAGCAAATGCTATCGTCAGCGAATGTATGGCGGTGAATCCAGATTATCAAATTATCTTTCAAGAAGAACTGCTTCAAGCGAATATTGGCGTGATCGTAAACGTTCTTGAAGATCATATGGATGTGATGGGGCCGACTCTTGATGAAATAGCAGAAGCCTTTACTGCAACAATTCCTTACAATGGACACTTGGTTATTACGGATAGTGAATATACAGATTTCTTTAAAGAGATTGCGAAAAAACGCAACACAGAGGTCATTGTTGCCGATAATTCCAAGATTACTGATGAGTATTTACGGAAATTTGAGTATATGGTTTTCCCAGATAATGCTTCGCTGGCACTTGGGGTCGCACAAGCATTAGGAATTGATGAAGATACGGCATTCAGAGGAATGTTAAATGCGCCGCCTGATCCAGGAGCAATGAGAATTCTCCCATTAATGGATGCAAAAACACCTGGACACTTTGTAAATGGCTTTGCAGCAAATGACGCAGCATCTACATTGAACATTTGGAAGCGTGTGAAGGAAATAGGGTATCCAACAGATGAACCGATTGTCATTATGAACTGCCGTGCGGATCGTGTAGACAGAACGATTCAATTTGCAGAAGATGTACTTCCTTATATTGAAGCAAGTGAGCTTGTCTTAATTGGTGAAACGACCGAACCAATTGTGAAGGCATATGAGGAAGGGAAAATTCCGGCTGACCAATTACACAACCTTGAACATCAATCTACAGAGGAAATTATAAACATGCTTGAGAAAAAGCTTCATAATCGAGTGATTTATGGAGTCGGAAATATTCATGGCGCCGCCGAACCGTTAATCGAAAAAATTCAAGAATACAAAATTAAGCAGCTTGTCAGCTAGGAGGAAATATAGAAAATGTTCGGATCAGATCTTTATATCTCGTTAATTTTAGGAGTCCTACTCAGTTTAATCTTTGCAGAAAAAACAGGAATTGTACCCGCTGGACTGGTTGTACCTGGATATCTCGCACTTGTATTCAATCAACCAGTGTTTATTTTAATCGTCTTATCTGTCAGCTTGCTTACGTATGTCATTGTACGCTTTGGCTTATCAAAATTTATGATTTTATACGGCCGGAGAAAGTTTGCTGCGATGTTGATTACAGGGATTGCCTTAAAGCTCATATTTGATTTCTTCTATCCAATTGTTCCATTTGAGATAGCAGAGTTTCGCGGAATTGGAATCATCGTACCTGGATTGATTGCGAATACGATTCAAAAGCAAGGTCTTACGATTACCCTTGGAAGTACGTTACTTCTAAGTGGTGCAACATTTGCCATCATGTATGTTTACTATCTATTTTAAGATAAGGTGTGTCCAATGATGAATAAAAAATTGAGCTTTCAGGAAAAGCTGCTGAAAATCACAAAGAATCAAAAGAAAAAGACGAATAAACATGTACTCATTGCATTACCGATCGTTATTGCTTGTACATTCCTATTTTCATTTATCGGGAAAGCACAAATACCAAATGTAGAAAAGAACCCAGAAGATATCCTGACCGCTTCGTTTGTCGGTGACATTATGTTTGGAAGAAATGTAGAGAAAGTAACCGAACGCTATGGAAAACAGCATCTCCTTCGCTATGCCGAACCGTATTTTGATGTATCTGACTATGTAACGGGGAACTTTGAGCATCCAGTTGCGTCAGATCAAGAGAAAGCGGCGCAAAAGAATATTCATTTGAAAACAGACGAAGAGTCTGTTCAAGCGTTAAAGGACTTGAATTTCTCTGTTTTAAATATAGCGAATAACCATACAGCAGACTATGGCGAAAAGGGTCTGAATAATACAATTGATACGTTTGAACAAGCGGGCATGGATTTTACTGGAGCAGGGCGTAACCTTCAAGATGCGAAGAAGAACATTTCATACAAAAAGGTCAACGGAATTAACATCGCAACACTTGGTTTTACAGATGTGTACGGTAAAGATTTTAAAGCAACAAATCATCAGTCTGGTATTCTGCCGGCAGATCCATCTATCTTTATCCCGATGATTTCACAGGCTGCTGAGAAGGCAGATATCGTGGTCGTTCATGCTCACTGGGGACAGGAGTATAACAATGAAGTAAACGATAGACAAAGAGAACTGGCAAGAGCGATGTCGAAGGCTGGTGCAGATATTATTATTGGTGCACACCCGCACGTACTCGAGCCGGTGGAGGTC includes the following:
- the pgsB gene encoding poly-gamma-glutamate synthase PgsB, with the protein product MWLIVIACVIMLGIGFIEKKRHQKNIDALPVRVNINGIRGKSTVTRLTTGILMEAGYKTVGKTTGTDARMIYWDTPEEKPIKRKPQGPNIGEQKEVMRETVERGANAIVSECMAVNPDYQIIFQEELLQANIGVIVNVLEDHMDVMGPTLDEIAEAFTATIPYNGHLVITDSEYTDFFKEIAKKRNTEVIVADNSKITDEYLRKFEYMVFPDNASLALGVAQALGIDEDTAFRGMLNAPPDPGAMRILPLMDAKTPGHFVNGFAANDAASTLNIWKRVKEIGYPTDEPIVIMNCRADRVDRTIQFAEDVLPYIEASELVLIGETTEPIVKAYEEGKIPADQLHNLEHQSTEEIINMLEKKLHNRVIYGVGNIHGAAEPLIEKIQEYKIKQLVS
- the pgsC gene encoding poly-gamma-glutamate biosynthesis protein PgsC; this encodes MFGSDLYISLILGVLLSLIFAEKTGIVPAGLVVPGYLALVFNQPVFILIVLSVSLLTYVIVRFGLSKFMILYGRRKFAAMLITGIALKLIFDFFYPIVPFEIAEFRGIGIIVPGLIANTIQKQGLTITLGSTLLLSGATFAIMYVYYLF
- a CDS encoding CapA family protein, with the translated sequence MNKKLSFQEKLLKITKNQKKKTNKHVLIALPIVIACTFLFSFIGKAQIPNVEKNPEDILTASFVGDIMFGRNVEKVTERYGKQHLLRYAEPYFDVSDYVTGNFEHPVASDQEKAAQKNIHLKTDEESVQALKDLNFSVLNIANNHTADYGEKGLNNTIDTFEQAGMDFTGAGRNLQDAKKNISYKKVNGINIATLGFTDVYGKDFKATNHQSGILPADPSIFIPMISQAAEKADIVVVHAHWGQEYNNEVNDRQRELARAMSKAGADIIIGAHPHVLEPVEVYNGTTIFYSLGNFIFDQGWSRTRDSALVQYHLNQDGKATFEVVPMYIKEATPAPLKAGSLESKLIIRQLTNGTNVDWKEKDGHIFFEVNHADKVQKLKENGVKKTK
- a CDS encoding spore germination protein, which encodes MPNTNEQTRLHFLSGNFEEKIRILKKTFQHSGDFEYREFMVNETKSVLFFIKTRIDEGKLNDFIIGNLLGTPGKQDYIKSLSTLETGDLTLITDSIIAGSIAFLDENSSQIKLFAVGQPPLRSISEPSSESIITGAHDGFVESLDTNIYLLRSHLNDRKLALQYHKIGTKSETKIAIVYISDIVNKEKVEEINKRITSIKVDTIISPGSIVEAIEDDSFSIFPQLIDTERPDKVRSAILEGRIVLLIDGSPMAIILPVTFFSFFQSPDDYNSRWIPATFIRILRYLACLIAIILPSFYIAVIGFHYEVVPDELAITMKNSIIGIPFPPLIEAMLMEITIELIREAGVRLPKPIGQTIGIVGGLVIGDAVVKAGLISNVLVIVVAVTAVASFVLPSFEMTATIRMLRFPLMFMASMFGFIGISFGLSMMLMNLCRLESLGVPYLSPVAPFNWQDLKDTIIRLPMWMYKMRPIYLKPQKERQTEDLRGWKHKHGK